One part of the Streptomyces sp. NBC_00286 genome encodes these proteins:
- a CDS encoding DUF3073 domain-containing protein has product MGRGRAKAKQTKVARQLKYNSGGTDLSRLASELGASTSSQPPNGEPFEDDEDDDPYAQYADLYNDDDEDEDDESGPSSQQQRRGA; this is encoded by the coding sequence ATGGGGCGCGGCCGGGCCAAGGCCAAGCAGACGAAGGTCGCCCGCCAGCTGAAGTACAACAGCGGCGGGACTGACCTGTCGCGTCTGGCCAGTGAGCTGGGCGCTTCGACTTCGAGCCAACCGCCGAACGGCGAGCCGTTCGAGGATGACGAAGACGATGACCCGTACGCCCAGTACGCGGATCTGTACAACGACGACGATGAGGACGAGGACGACGAGTCCGGTCCGTCGTCGCAGCAGCAGCGTCGCGGCGCTTGA